In Devosia sp. 1566, a single genomic region encodes these proteins:
- a CDS encoding substrate-binding domain-containing protein, whose translation MGLFAGAVQPRRKTGIERRILARIRTLGCDGAVIVPVGAADQYRHLEFDDVPTVLLGRSLEGEQTDTVTVDNLSAGRQVTNYLLDLGHTRIGSITGPRQLSTGRGRLDGMIEAMAARGLDPQPGHVRSGEFREDAAYSVARDMLGQPDRPRALYVANGVMAIGAMRAVSDMGLQCPQDVSITSTDTISAMGGLKPQLTRTEHPVTDMTNAALRMLVERINGKVSESPRHIVFQPALVVGESCAPVAR comes from the coding sequence TTGGGGCTATTCGCTGGTGCTGTTCAACCGCGACGAAAAACCGGAATCGAGCGCCGCATCCTAGCGCGCATTCGCACGCTGGGCTGCGATGGCGCGGTGATCGTGCCGGTTGGCGCGGCTGACCAATATCGGCATCTCGAATTCGACGACGTTCCAACGGTGCTCTTGGGACGCTCGCTTGAAGGCGAACAAACCGATACCGTCACCGTGGACAATTTGTCGGCCGGTCGGCAGGTCACCAATTATCTTCTCGACCTGGGGCACACGCGAATCGGCTCGATCACTGGCCCGAGGCAGCTATCAACCGGTCGGGGCCGACTTGACGGCATGATCGAGGCGATGGCCGCGCGGGGGCTGGATCCACAGCCGGGCCATGTGCGGTCGGGCGAGTTCCGTGAAGACGCAGCTTATTCGGTGGCTCGCGACATGCTGGGACAACCCGATCGCCCCAGAGCTCTCTATGTAGCCAATGGCGTGATGGCCATCGGCGCGATGCGCGCGGTGTCAGACATGGGGCTGCAGTGCCCGCAGGACGTGTCGATAACCTCTACCGACACGATTTCGGCCATGGGCGGTTTGAAACCACAGTTGACCCGTACCGAGCATCCAGTCACCGACATGACCAATGCAGCGCTGCGCATGCTGGTTGAGAGGATAAACGGCAAGGTTAGCGAATCGCCGCGCCATATCGTCTTCCAGCCTGCGTTGGTGGTTGGCGAGAGCTGCGCGCCAGTAGCTCGTTAG
- a CDS encoding amidohydrolase, giving the protein MTRLGSLAALLLITTAPLAYAQDIDALKVQLGELVDGKAKLTQEIVDSVFSFAEVGFHETETMRYLTQMLEAEGFEIETGIGGMPTAWVATWSNGEGPAISFNSDVDGLPGQSQTPGVLTRQPLVDGGDGHGEGHNTGIAVSIVGALATKELMESEGITGTLQIWPGIAEEALAAKQWFVKAGILDDIDVVISNHVGNGLSTSWGQSNSMSMISAEFSFTGVSAHGAVSPWSGRSALDAVELMNAGWNFRREHLHPDQRSHYVISNGGLQPNIVPDNASVWYYFRNTSPDAAVEMLEIADGIAEGATLMTGTSYERRILGSAWPSHGNEALAKAMYENIKSVGMPEWSEDDQAYAKAVQEAIGAATIGLRTEIGDLAGPVEKVGSGPSDDIGAVMWTKPTVRLSYPANIAGTITHNWQAALAVATPIAHKGALAGAKVTALTALDILTDPELVEAAETYFADVQTKDLKYYPFESETDVPSTHLNAETDARNRPRQAEFYYDPSQHETYLDQLGIDYPQLEVPAPATN; this is encoded by the coding sequence ATGACGCGCTTAGGTTCGCTTGCAGCCCTATTGCTGATAACGACCGCACCACTTGCATACGCCCAGGATATCGACGCCCTAAAGGTGCAACTCGGTGAGTTGGTCGATGGCAAGGCAAAGCTCACGCAGGAGATCGTCGACTCGGTCTTCAGCTTTGCCGAAGTGGGGTTCCACGAAACCGAAACCATGCGTTACCTGACCCAGATGCTCGAGGCGGAAGGTTTTGAGATCGAGACTGGTATCGGCGGCATGCCGACGGCGTGGGTTGCGACCTGGAGCAATGGCGAGGGGCCGGCGATCTCCTTCAATTCAGACGTCGATGGCCTGCCGGGCCAATCCCAGACGCCCGGTGTGCTTACTCGCCAGCCGCTCGTCGATGGTGGTGACGGACATGGCGAAGGCCACAATACGGGCATCGCCGTCAGCATTGTCGGCGCTCTAGCGACCAAGGAGCTCATGGAGAGCGAGGGCATTACCGGAACGCTGCAGATCTGGCCCGGGATCGCCGAGGAAGCCTTGGCGGCCAAGCAGTGGTTCGTTAAGGCCGGCATTCTCGACGATATCGACGTCGTCATTTCCAACCACGTCGGCAATGGGCTCAGCACCTCCTGGGGCCAGTCCAATTCAATGTCGATGATTTCGGCTGAATTCAGCTTTACAGGCGTTTCCGCCCATGGCGCGGTCAGCCCCTGGTCGGGTCGGTCTGCGCTCGACGCCGTGGAACTGATGAATGCGGGCTGGAACTTCCGCCGCGAGCATCTCCATCCTGATCAGCGTTCGCATTATGTGATCAGCAATGGCGGCCTGCAGCCCAATATCGTGCCGGACAATGCCAGCGTCTGGTACTATTTCCGCAACACCTCCCCGGATGCTGCGGTGGAAATGCTCGAGATCGCCGACGGCATCGCCGAGGGCGCGACACTGATGACCGGCACTTCCTATGAGCGCCGCATTCTGGGCTCGGCCTGGCCCTCACATGGCAATGAAGCACTCGCCAAGGCCATGTACGAAAACATCAAGTCCGTCGGCATGCCGGAGTGGAGCGAGGACGACCAGGCCTATGCCAAGGCCGTCCAGGAAGCGATCGGCGCCGCAACCATTGGCCTTCGCACCGAGATCGGCGACCTCGCCGGCCCCGTCGAAAAGGTCGGCTCCGGCCCCTCGGACGACATTGGTGCAGTGATGTGGACCAAGCCCACAGTGCGTCTGAGCTACCCCGCCAACATTGCCGGCACCATTACCCACAACTGGCAGGCTGCGCTCGCCGTAGCAACCCCCATCGCCCACAAGGGCGCTTTGGCCGGCGCCAAGGTAACCGCCCTCACCGCGCTCGATATCCTGACCGATCCGGAACTCGTCGAGGCGGCCGAAACCTATTTCGCCGATGTGCAGACTAAGGACCTCAAGTATTACCCCTTCGAGAGCGAAACCGACGTCCCCTCAACCCACCTTAATGCCGAGACGGACGCACGCAATCGGCCCCGTCAGGCCGAATTCTACTATGATCCGAGCCAGCACGAGACCTATCTCGACCAGCTCGGCATTGACTATCCGCAGCTCGAAGTGCCTGCACCGGCCACCAATTGA
- a CDS encoding LysR substrate-binding domain-containing protein, which yields MRVPSLHLLRAFLETARLGSFSRAATALNVTQSAVSQQIRQLEQEVGTALFQREGRQIALTDFGRVYLKLVGPPIAALEEGHTTLRAMTGSSSVVLHLSRSFGSEWLAPRLADLAAQHPEISVTCMFLSPGDSPGGNNGDAYIASTSRQGDTNDFVIEPLFSTTICPVAAPHFGPVDVARLNDYPIIHTLRRHDDWQTWCMAADVPLVARDKGWSFESSSMSYSAAKHGLGIVMAELELVSDDIEQNRLRRVSPVSAPSGHNYFIAYARSRYERPALRKFRGWLSKQVPG from the coding sequence ATGCGCGTACCCTCACTTCACCTGCTAAGGGCATTTTTGGAGACCGCCCGACTGGGCAGCTTTTCCCGCGCCGCGACGGCGTTGAACGTCACGCAATCGGCAGTCAGTCAGCAAATTCGCCAGCTAGAACAAGAGGTTGGTACCGCTTTGTTCCAGCGCGAAGGGCGCCAGATCGCGTTGACGGATTTCGGTCGGGTGTACCTGAAACTCGTGGGCCCACCCATCGCGGCGCTGGAGGAAGGGCATACGACGCTCCGGGCCATGACCGGGAGCAGCTCTGTCGTGCTGCACCTGTCGCGGTCGTTCGGATCGGAATGGCTGGCCCCCCGGCTGGCCGATCTGGCTGCCCAGCACCCCGAAATTTCGGTGACCTGCATGTTTCTCAGCCCGGGCGACTCACCGGGCGGAAACAATGGCGATGCCTATATCGCCTCGACCAGCCGGCAGGGCGATACCAATGACTTCGTCATCGAACCGCTGTTCAGCACGACCATATGCCCGGTCGCCGCACCCCATTTCGGACCCGTGGACGTTGCACGGCTGAACGACTATCCGATCATCCATACCCTGCGCCGGCATGACGACTGGCAGACCTGGTGCATGGCGGCAGACGTGCCGTTGGTGGCGCGGGACAAGGGCTGGTCTTTCGAAAGCTCCAGCATGTCCTATAGTGCCGCCAAACATGGTCTTGGCATCGTCATGGCCGAGCTGGAGCTCGTGTCCGATGACATAGAGCAGAACCGGCTGCGCCGGGTTTCGCCGGTCAGCGCGCCCTCCGGGCATAATTATTTCATCGCCTATGCCCGCAGCCGCTATGAACGTCCCGCTCTGCGGAAGTTCCGGGGCTGGCTGTCGAAGCAGGTGCCCGGCTAG
- a CDS encoding ABC transporter substrate-binding protein translates to MTITRRSCLAALAAGTMMLGTSLVTPNLAFAQEKSLIVRFYDDPAGFDPASIFRIENENIAFNIFSGLTTYDSTTGEIVPDLAESWETTDNINWTFHLREGVQWQNGYGEFTAADVIYSFNRILDPATASPYISELAGIESMEAPDPYTLKITLSAANGSFLHTVANYHQGQIVKKEAIEAAGDQVRWQPVGTGPYMLESIDVNSQIVLKRHEDYFKGPAPIETLNFNIIKDDATAAIALRNGEIDLLMRQSKEEQLDTLEAEGFKMNHVDNYAVSLKVLNLTDPILQDVRIRRAIAHSIDYPSITAAISPSLQAPTYSMLLPWMDVYSDAAPKYEYDPEKATALLAEAGYADGFTLKVLGTSAQGVTEQQQFEIDYLSQVGINMELELVDTPTYNQRRNSGDFMMAGRLLPAVNPDMVLFSYLHPDNLAPGGLNGARYDNPELTSTLEAARAEADPDTRLALYAKVQEIAMTDLPYLPATASNVYWPSKQNVTGVNINYLAQVNFWEVDTE, encoded by the coding sequence ATGACCATTACGCGCAGATCCTGCCTGGCCGCCCTTGCCGCCGGCACCATGATGCTCGGCACCAGCCTCGTCACCCCAAACTTGGCGTTCGCGCAGGAAAAATCGCTCATCGTCCGTTTCTACGACGATCCGGCGGGCTTTGACCCTGCCAGTATTTTCCGCATCGAAAACGAAAACATCGCCTTCAACATCTTCAGCGGCCTGACCACCTACGACAGTACCACCGGCGAGATCGTGCCCGACCTGGCCGAGTCCTGGGAAACGACCGACAACATCAACTGGACCTTCCACCTGCGCGAGGGCGTGCAGTGGCAGAACGGCTATGGCGAATTCACCGCCGCTGACGTGATCTACAGTTTCAACCGCATCCTCGACCCGGCGACTGCCTCGCCCTATATTTCCGAGCTGGCCGGGATCGAGAGCATGGAAGCGCCCGATCCTTACACGCTCAAGATAACCCTGAGCGCGGCGAATGGCAGCTTCCTGCACACCGTCGCCAATTATCACCAGGGTCAGATCGTCAAGAAGGAAGCCATCGAGGCAGCCGGCGACCAGGTGCGTTGGCAGCCTGTGGGCACCGGACCCTACATGCTGGAATCGATCGACGTGAATTCCCAGATCGTCCTCAAGCGCCACGAGGACTATTTCAAGGGCCCGGCGCCCATCGAGACGCTAAACTTCAACATCATCAAGGATGATGCGACGGCCGCGATTGCCCTGCGCAACGGCGAAATCGACCTTCTGATGCGCCAGAGCAAGGAGGAACAGCTCGATACGCTGGAGGCCGAGGGGTTCAAGATGAACCACGTCGACAATTATGCCGTATCGCTCAAGGTCCTCAACCTCACCGATCCCATCCTGCAGGACGTGCGCATCCGCAGAGCCATAGCCCACTCCATCGACTATCCGTCCATCACGGCAGCGATATCCCCATCGTTGCAGGCGCCGACCTATTCGATGCTGCTGCCCTGGATGGATGTCTATTCGGACGCCGCACCCAAATACGAATACGACCCGGAAAAGGCCACGGCGCTGTTGGCCGAGGCCGGCTATGCCGATGGCTTCACCCTCAAAGTGCTGGGCACCTCGGCGCAGGGCGTGACCGAACAGCAGCAGTTCGAGATCGACTATCTCAGCCAGGTCGGCATCAACATGGAACTCGAACTCGTCGATACGCCGACCTACAATCAGCGGCGCAATTCGGGTGACTTCATGATGGCCGGGCGCCTTCTGCCCGCGGTCAATCCCGACATGGTGCTGTTCAGCTATCTGCACCCGGACAATTTGGCTCCGGGCGGCCTCAACGGCGCCCGCTACGACAATCCAGAACTGACCAGCACGCTGGAGGCGGCCCGGGCCGAAGCTGATCCCGATACGCGTCTGGCGCTTTACGCCAAGGTCCAGGAGATCGCCATGACCGATCTGCCCTACCTGCCGGCCACCGCTAGCAATGTCTACTGGCCCAGCAAGCAGAACGTGACGGGCGTTAACATCAACTATCTCGCGCAGGTTAATTTCTGGGAAGTCGACA
- a CDS encoding isochorismatase family protein, with protein sequence MEFGWEPYLSERDKKHSELWGKKELNGFGNKPALVLIDIYYSVLGLEREDIFESMKTWRGSTGLEGWEAVDKTAELLKVARASGVPVIHVKGLHSGVNSWGRRKRAAPTMSKEMIEKGQQIVDEVKPIEGELVIEKAAPSAFQGTPLAFQLQSLGIDTVIVCGETTSGCVRASVVDGATARFRMGVVKDCVFDRTEASHYINLYDMHHKYADVVSLDMAKTYLASMAADAPMLKAG encoded by the coding sequence ATGGAATTTGGTTGGGAACCCTACCTGTCCGAGCGCGACAAGAAGCACAGCGAGCTTTGGGGCAAGAAGGAACTGAACGGCTTTGGCAACAAGCCGGCCCTGGTGCTCATCGACATCTATTACTCGGTGCTTGGCCTCGAGCGCGAGGATATCTTTGAATCGATGAAGACCTGGCGCGGCTCGACCGGCCTCGAGGGCTGGGAGGCCGTCGACAAGACCGCCGAGCTGCTGAAAGTGGCCCGTGCCTCGGGCGTTCCGGTCATTCACGTCAAGGGCCTGCACAGCGGCGTCAACTCTTGGGGTCGCCGCAAGCGCGCGGCGCCGACCATGTCCAAGGAAATGATCGAGAAGGGCCAGCAGATCGTCGACGAAGTAAAGCCCATCGAGGGCGAACTGGTCATCGAGAAAGCCGCCCCCTCGGCGTTTCAGGGCACGCCGCTTGCCTTCCAGTTGCAGAGCCTGGGCATCGACACCGTGATCGTCTGCGGGGAAACCACCTCCGGCTGCGTCCGCGCGTCGGTGGTCGATGGTGCCACGGCCCGCTTCCGCATGGGCGTGGTCAAGGATTGCGTGTTCGATCGCACCGAGGCCTCGCACTACATCAATCTCTACGACATGCACCACAAATATGCCGATGTGGTCTCGCTCGACATGGCCAAGACCTACCTGGCCAGCATGGCCGCCGACGCACCGATGCTCAAGGCCGGCTGA